CTAAGAGGGAGAAAGATGTGCTAAGTACGGCGCTGGGTACTCCTGAGCATGGGGGAAGGGTTCAAGGTGTGTCAAGCAAGATGAGTTGCAAGGAAGGGTTCAAACATGACCCCCACAAGAAGCGTGAAGCGTACAAGGATAAACTTAGAGATGAAAGGGCTGTGGAGTTTGAAAGGCAAATGATGGATTTCTGTGTCAAGCACATGATTTTGCCTCGCCCCGAAACCAAAGAACCTGAGCCAGATTACCCCTTCGACGACCTCAAGGAGAATACACCCTGCAGATTGCACGTTCCCATTGGACGCTCCGAGAAAACTTTTGAGGCCGCTACAGCCATTGCTATCCCTGGGAGAACATACAACGAAGAGTTCATACCCGATGCGTATGCCAAGGTGCAGCCGCAAGTGGTCCACGAAGGGTTTGGGTCCTACGACATTAACTTCCCGACTGCAGATGGTGTATCCGTACTTGGGGATGCGgtcgatcttgtaattctctggcACAAGAATGACATATCCTTTGGATTGGGCACTAACGCCACGCAAAAACCTGTGGTGCCAAAACCAGGGTTGGGAAAACCTCCGAGACCTCCTAAGAGGAAGGTGACTGATAAGGCGGAGGAACCCGAGatgcaaaaggaaaatccaGTGCTGGAAGTGCCACCGGAGATTGCAATGCCGGAGGCAGCCATGGAGATTCCAGTGCCGGAAGTGCCCATGGAGATTACAGTGGCAGAACTAGAGGTGCAATTTGTGGCATCAGTCGGgtcagaaatagaagaagtaccaggattggaatgggacagtacagagccagaaatatttgaagactcttctcctgcgaaagaccCCAAGGTGCAAGAGACCACGGTCCCTGAGAAGGCCATTACCAGTTCTGAGGTGCCTAGAGTGCTTAGGAGCCACGACTCCATGtccaaagatgagaacaaggagaagttcatggtaACCGTCTTCAGAGGGGGGGTAAGGAACGTGCCAAGCTCAAAGATGATGACCCCCAGAAGGCCGCTGAACTAGTCGGGCCAACATACTTCACAACTGATGATTGCCCGACTGAGTACAAACATGGGAAAGCACTCTTGCCGGAATGGGCACTGAACGAAGGACCATGGGAGATGAAAAGGTTACATACCTTCTATATGCAGGCCAGCAAGAAAGGCTTGGGCAATATAACAACTCGATCACCGGCAGATTGTTTCGGTGAAGAAAGTTACGTATGGCTAGATTTCTCAGATCTCCACGCCATATATCGTCGGGATAAGATGGACGTCAACTACGTCGGTGTTTGGTGCATGTGAgtatgagttttaattaattatatgaaaaatatgtacaatacaaatccatgtgattgttactaacaaacttcttctgtaggatgcaatacatggatgctaagaagacaaaagaacctatcggcttcttggatccaactcGGATCTGCCAAACACAACATACCGTGAGGCTAGCACCAGGGTCAGACCAGTTGAAGGGCAAGACTCCAAAAGAGATAGTTgaatacaagaagggcttgcacaaggagaaattgattacTGTCGCACGGTACATTGGACAagccttcttgcactttcaaaataagagagtcgtcatggcctcttataattttaagtaagtcGGATACATTTATCTTCTGcacatatgtcttattttagctgGTACTAACTAACTATGCTGTTGTTAATATGTAGCGATCATTATATCTATTTACTCATCTACCCTAAAAACAGAACCGTGGTAGTCTTGGACCCTCTCGATTACAAACACCAGTCatacaaagaatttctaacaatcttatagtagtaagtgattatgactcttgcatttttatatgaatgtgttataaataaatatcctcCTTAATGTGAAACGGTACGACATCCATACAGTGCGTACCAgtactacaagttcaagggtAGAGAATAGACCTAAACAAgggagaagctgctagtacgtacctattggccggtcatactccactcacttaatgtataccaattgtttcactaattgcaaattttaactatcttttatgatatgtcctgaagtgtcacaagcaaccatGAGGAAAGGTCCTTTGCGGATATTACGCTTGCGAATTCCTTAGAGTTAATGGGAGGTATATGACTAACGCGgaggatgtaagtctctatACTATGTGCTAGACATCTTCATatatttatgatactaatatattgtttatcttcaatgcatgcagttgccaagaTTAGAATGTCGAACAAGCTTTGACGATACAGTCATAAAAAATGTCCAGCGTGATCTGTGCCATTTCATCCACCATGAGTGCTGTCATGTGAAAGGAGATTTTTTCGACCCAGAGGGTGCCCTAGCCACAAGTGACGAATTCAAGGATCTTCGGGAGTGGAACAGTGCTATGCCATAACTAGATGGCGTATTTGaagtgacaatgtaaaaaaatattgtaatatatatgttttggcaacacttttgagtaatgtaatatatgtacatttatcagtaccaaatgcttgataatcttccaatatatgtacataataatctacctgcaagaatttctattaaataatttaaaagtaatttacgggtaaattattattaaatttcaatattttctacctatcttcgcaggcggaagttttttttattttgcaggcggccgattcctattttcgcaggcagaccggactagccaacgtccgcctgcgaaaattatcttCGCAGGTGGACGGTTGCCCCGCCTACGAAGATCGGCGATCTTCACAGTCGTTGGCTTACAGGCGgacggccgccccgcctgcgaagaccCTTTTTGGCCGCTTGCGATAATGCTTTTACTAGTAGTGCGGGTGCCTCGTACGTCTGGAGCATAGGCCTCAGGCTGATGCATGTTGGACCAAAATCTGCAAAACATGTACATAAACCAGCACCATAGGACTGGATCAGTTCAACGCTGTTTGGATCTCTGGCACACATACACATTGACACACATACAGACATCGCCCTCAATTAATTTTCCGTTTTCCAGCTCCCAATTTACGAATGATACATACGATTTGTTTATTCGTCTTTAAAGATCTAGCTGAGATATAAATCTCCAGTGTGATTTCCTTGCTGATTGGCccataaattcaaaattttctatgaacTTACAGGTACAGAAGTCAGTTATCGGCCGGTTCTTCTCTATCAGTTAACGGTGAAAAATGATGGTTCATGCTACTGCAAAAACGAACTAGTTGTACAAGTGTCAAAATCTGAATAATGCCGCTTAGTCGCTTATTAATGTGTCACGACGAAATCTGCAAAAGAAGACAAAACGGAAAACAAGAACGAAGCAGCTGTTCTAATAGCACTGGAAATTAATCAATTCCagctttttttccatttttctgaCCCAGGACATTCTCTTTTTCTCCATTTAGTTCTTGAAAAAAGTTTTCTTGGCGTAGCTACCATGCATCATCAGAAGTAGTACGTACTACGTAGTCCATGCAGTACTTGGCAATGACGCCGTCTCCAAAAGTCCAAAACTCACAAGACCTTATAAATCTCGCCTCGTCTCCTTTCCAAGCTGAGTACGTGCAGAAATAACCGAACCACCACAATGCCGTCGTCTCGCGCTGGACCTCGCCACGTCGTACTCGTCATgctcttcttcgccgccgccgttgccgcacGAGGAGCCGACGCGGCTTCGCCGGTGACGACGAGGCcgtgcggtgcggcggcggcggcgtcgttccTCTGCTCGCGCTGCGCCACCACGGTGTACCCGGCCGTCTGCTACGACTCCCTCCTCCCGTACGCCGGCGCGTTCCAGGACAGCCGCGTCAggctcgcgcgcgcggcggcggacgtcgCCGCGGCGAGGCTACGGGACTTCTCGGCCAGCCTCGACGAACTCGTCCACGGATCCGGGGACGTCGGGGCGgtgacgacgccgccgcgggtggcggcggctgtgCGGGACTGCATGGGCACGGTATCGTCCGCCGCCGGGCTGGCCAGGCGGTCGTCCGCCGCGCTCGGCCGCCtggacgccggcgccgcggcggggggaggagggagcagGCTGGCCAGGTGGGAGGTGTCCAACGCGAAGACgtggctgagcgccgccatggcgaACTTGGCGACCTGCGCCGACGGGTTTGCCGACGCGGATtcgtggtcggcggcggggatcgaggaggtggtggccggcgaggcggcgaacGTGAGCAAGTACACCAGCAACGCCCTCGCCCTCGTCAACGGTATACCGTTGTAATCTGTGGGTGGCACTATGGCAGTCGATGGTGACGTAGTAGTAAAGTAATGAACTTATCGCTGTTACAGTCTGTTAGCACGAGAGTGAGTACATGCCTATAATTGTTGTCTTGTTGATGGGTTATTATTGGAGTATTGGAGGGATGCCCTAAGGGCAGTACGACCACAACTAATTATTATACAGAAAATGTATGGACTATTGAATAAAATTCGGACAAATTTTCGAAATTTTGATTTTATTATCAATAGTTTGAGAGCATAATATATAGATACCCGCGAGGAGATCGTGGGCATCTCCCGCACGATTCGATCGATTAGGTCGTCTGAATAAGCGTGAATGAGGTCTGATATGACCCGGTGCAAAGTGAAAATTAGTTTGTCATCCTCCGGTGCAAAGTGAAATTATAGGCCAAATCCAATGTAAAGGGAAAACAATGTTAATCTACCGGTGCAAAGTGCAATAtactttttataatatattttcataatctCATAACAATCAATATTTGCTTTTACGAGAATttattctaacaaaaaaaatatggtcaaatcgtaaaaaaaatatacatcgTATTTATTTCCAGTAAGACAGCTGTTACACAGCATCAATTCTTCTTcttagggcacccacaatggttatctataggctctctataagagatacatgtcagcatattttcctatttggaagagattaaatgaagaaagagagcaaaactatctactaacctgaaaatagtctatagagaaaaacgaggcaatgtattagagagctatagatacccatgtagacatactattgagatggtttactattaatctagtctattgctgagatatatatgttttatagatagcaccttactttaccattgcgggtgctcttattTAACCGGTAATGGCGCTTAGTGCACAGCCGAcaaacccaaaattaaatacccctccgttccataatataaggaattttgacattttgtttATActgtttgaccgtttatcttatttaaaattttttttaactattatttattttttttgacttacttttattatctaaagtactttaagcacaacttttcgtttcttatatttgcataattttttttaataagatgagcggtcaaatagtataagcaaaatgtcaaaatcagCATCATACCGAGAAATCAAAAGCAGGTGGGTCTATTGCGCGCGTCCTCCCGCGTTTCAGACGtgagtgcaagcaaaatgttaaaatcaGCATCATACCGAGAAATCAAAAGCAGGTGGGTCTATTGCGCGTGTCCTCCCGCGTTTCAGACGCGAGTGCAACACAACAAGAAGCCCCACGTctatagccaaaaaaaaaaaaaaaaataccacgtGCAAGCCAGAGACGCAAGTTTAGCCCGCGAAGCATTTCAGCCCATGTGCGTGAGTCCAAACTGGAACTCCCAAATCAGCCCACGGGCGCATCCGCAGTCCATTTAAATGCCTGCTTGTTTGGCCCGTTGGAAAATCTGAGCCTACTATTTTGTAAGCCCAATAATAAATGCGTTGGCTCAAAAATAAAGACAAACACATTAGTATAAGTTTACTTTGGCTCCCTTAACCAGTGgccgaatctgattcgtatccttcagttatctcgacccccaactaTAAAAcgggtgcaatttgactccctcaatgGTTTTGGAAGGCTGATTCGCtaacgtggcacctacgtggagGTGTTGATCTGATCTTTGTCCCACGTAGCGTTGACATGGCATTTACAtggtattagaattaaaaaaaatatgggactcatttgtcattcaaaaaaaatcgTGGGACCTCTTGATATGTGTGGCCCACATACCATGTTCTAtctcctttccttcttcctGCTCCCTCTCTGCCCCTtgtctctctcccctttctcttcctcttcggCCGAACGACGATGTGCGCGAGCTCATCGGCATCCAGACACTGCCATGCAAGGACGAGCAGCGCGACGGGTGTGCCTTCTATCCCTGCTGACGAATCGATGCTGGGTGAGGTCAACCCAGCAACATTCATGTAATCTCTAAATCAATCTTCTCTAAATCATGGACAAACGGTATAGATCGGACCCAACTGAGACTATATGGATTGTATATAAACCAAATTGTCCAAGTTCAGAGATTAGATGTGTTTATATCATAGCCGATAGAACAATACTTAGATAAAAATATTATGTATTTGCTAATATTCTAATATAGCTTTATATATACATGTCAATATAGAGAAATATGCTTAATGTGAACCAAATATATTTATGTTAAGTGAtacatgctatatatataaagggCGGATATCGCATGTCAAGAATGATTAGATTAATTAAACATATCAAAACATCTatatcaggtaagatcggctgaaaccctgattCTACCCTTATGGGCAATCAAAAAGTAGGTTAGAGCTAAAGATTCAAatcacgacttaatagatcaaactaaactgatgcaacattaagtatgaaaagaagcaaAATATATAGACAATCAAACacttgactgattttcagggtggtggataccttagtTATTCTAGTTAATAGAAACAATTTAGCCATTACCGGCAAAACCCTAGGAAAGATCTAGCAAGATAAATTGAACCATGGACatatattaattaagatatatgataattagTGATTATATTAGCAAAAGTTACATATCTAAAATGACATAATAACCTCAATAACACAAACCACTGAGAGAAGCATTACCTCTTGTTAGGAGATCAAAACCGATGCCCTAACccaaagcaagaactcatcgagaagaactaaaagaaaaaaggtggcgatgcgccgagagtgtATTGAACGATTGTCTCCTTTTTACATGGTTTTGGGCACATATTTATGCCCATAGTACAAACTTGTCGATTATAGACACAACTCAAACCTTCCTAAGTTACAAAAACACACGAAAAAGTCCTCATGGCGGGCTCTTGCCAAATATCTAAGAAACTGACATTAATAtacctaattaataaatacaattgcCTTTGATGGACTCTTTCCTTGCACAACAATatcttttaatttaatctagGCCTATCGCGAGCCCAACCATACTCGTATTTGCTTAAGTTACCCATATCGGGTCAACTCTAATCTGACTCTGTTTCCAGTCGATGTGCAACCAATTTTTGGAAACAATTCCTTCCCCTCTATATCCGCCTTGATTTGTTCTTCGACTCCAAGTTTCTCTCCAAATTCTATTGTTAACAGTATTATAAAAGATAGATAAATATGAAAGAGCCTTAAACATCTTCCATCGGCTGTAGAAACTAACACTATGTAATCTATGATTCAATATTCTCTTAAATACAAACAATTGGGATAGATCGAACTAAATCGAAACAGTATGAACTGCTTACATCCAAGATCAAATGAAGTATACTGCTTAGAAGTATTTGTATCATAGCTGATGAAACAGTTCAAGTATAAAAACATAATGTATTGGCTGTTGCACCGATACAGCCTTATACAAAAATATCAATCTAAAGTAAATATATTAAACAAGCATCAATTCCCAAATGAGTGTTATTATTGTATAAGGGGCAGATATGTTAAGCAAGATTAAACATATGAAAAAGATGCACAATAGATGTATCATGTAAGATTGGCTGAAATCCCAATGCTATCCTTATTGACAATCAAGAGACAAGTTAGTTCTTACAATTccaagcacgacttagtaggtcAAACTCAATTCATGCAACACTAAGTATAAAGGAAATATAAGGTCTAAAGAATCAAGTCTTTGATTGTTTTTTAGAGTGGTtcataccttagctaatctaaagCAATGATAATTGTTTAGCCGATATCGACGAAACCCTAGATAGAACTAGCCGATATAAGTAAACATAACCATCCACTTAAATTAGCTAAGATATACGACAGCAAACAAGTCTTACATCTTGTCAAAGATTgaagccgatgcagcccaacttaaaacaagaactcgtcgagaaaattaaaaagtaaaAGGGTAGCGGTGCGTTGAGAGTGTATTGTACTGTTATTGTCCTTGTTATAATACCCTAGgcatatatttatacccgaaacaCATAGACTtatccatatcggacacgactcaaactttcttaaacacaaaataaacagaCCAGCCCATTGCGTACTCTGTACCATTTCTAAAATACATAAAGGAAACTAACTCctatcctaattaataaatacaaataTCTACACTAGACTTGattcttttttaaacatatcCACAACTCCCTTACCCGAGTTCAATATGATATTGTCTTGCATGTATCGGCTAGGTTTGTCCAAGTCGGTATGGACTGATATAGCCTGCAGCCGACGCGCTACTCTGTTTTTGGAAACCGAATTGTGTCCTCCAAATCCGCATCGAATCCATAcgtatcttaccaaattttaccgTTAACAGCACTATATTCAATAGTAAATTACCCTATTTTGGTAGTGTGAAACAATCCAATTTAAAAAAGCATGGTTCTATTTTGTATGCATGCAAGTTGCCAATAATGTACCTCTTCCACGCAAGATCGATTTAGACAACTAATCGctagatttatatatatatacactgatAATTTCGCAACCACACCAATCGTGGCATCATATATAATCTCCTAGAGATTGGGAATCACGTGGTGTGTACATAAACTACGTATACAgctcttttattttatatatataagtaagtTGCGTAATTTCTAGCGCAACAAAAATAGTTGCTTGCCGCAGCAGATCAGTATCTGATCTTCATAAATGGCGAGCAGACAGACTTTTGTTTGTTCGGTTGTCTGGATTCGCTCATATACTACTGTTGGCTATAGTTAATTAGCATGGAGTGGATTCATGCATGAGCCAACTtttgatatatatgtatggCGCTATTTATTCATATTGAGGTAATTGAAGCAAAGCTTGACGAAAGGTATTGGGATCCGATTgccaaattaaaaagaaaaagggcttCACCGAAATGGATGAATTGCAGAATTTCTGATGGAAGTTCATCAAATTTGGTTTAAATTCAATCCCAGACGAAATGGGAGTGAAATGCATGCATTGTCTCGGATCTCACCGAAACATACGAAATTCACCGAGATTCGGATACCTTACGCGGAACGCTGGCTTGACGACAACATTGAGGTAATTAAGGCGGCCAATCAGTGGATTCTACTAGTgaatcactactagaaaaacgaatTTTAATGGCGTTACCCTATAATTTTCGCTGGCAGCCACACACaaaaaccgccagcaaaaatataaTGAGGAGAGGGGGGTTACGGACCACCGGCGAACCGATTTTCGCTAGCTGCCATGCTAAGAGGTCCGCCATAAAAAATAACTCAATTTTTTGAGGCGGACCTTTTAAGTGGCCTCCAGCAAAAATCGCGTTTTCGTTGGCGGTAGGTAAAAGGGACCGCTGGGAAAATGTTTTGACCACCTCagtccctcctcctctccttctccatcctccaccacggtcaccaccaccgccgaggGCTGctgtcgtcaccgccgccgtgcgtttgccgtcgtcaccaccgccgcaggctgccgccgcctctccgtTGCAAGCTCGGGGCCAGACCCGGCCGCCACGTCGACGGGGAAGACCGGATCCGCCGCCACGTCGACGGGGAAggtcggatccgccgccgcgatgACGGGGGTGGCCGGTTCCGCCGCCGCGATGACGGGGGTGGCCGGATCCGTAGGCCGGAGCCATCGCCGCCATGACGGAGGTGGCTGGATCCGCTACCGCGAcgacggggaggccggatccgccgcctcgacgaccggggaggccggatccgccgcctcgacgaccggggaggccggatctgccgccgacgccgacgaggcctCAGCAGCAGCGcggggaagggggcggcggcggcggcagcagtggCTCTCAGTGTCAacggcgcgggggaggaggcgatggGGAGCGGATCtggcgcctcctccctccccaccggcggcggtgaggtggcGACGACGAGAGATTAGCGGCGGCACAGATCTGACGAGCTcggctaggatttttttttgcatgtttccAGATGATCCAGATGATGCAGATGTTTTGTGCTTGTTGTGATGATCTGTGCACATGATGTATGATCTGTGCTAATGATGATTTTGTATTTTGTGTTTGAATTCGGAA
The sequence above is drawn from the Oryza glaberrima chromosome 10, OglaRS2, whole genome shotgun sequence genome and encodes:
- the LOC127753393 gene encoding 21 kDa protein-like, with translation MPSSRAGPRHVVLVMLFFAAAVAARGADAASPVTTRPCGAAAAASFLCSRCATTVYPAVCYDSLLPYAGAFQDSRVRLARAAADVAAARLRDFSASLDELVHGSGDVGAVTTPPRVAAAVRDCMGTVSSAAGLARRSSAALGRLDAGAAAGGGGSRLARWEVSNAKTWLSAAMANLATCADGFADADSWSAAGIEEVVAGEAANVSKYTSNALALVNGIPL